Within the Setaria viridis chromosome 3, Setaria_viridis_v4.0, whole genome shotgun sequence genome, the region AAAAGGCAAAGCTTGTGGATGCGTTTTTGTCTTATCCAAAGGGTGCATGCGCCGAAGCTGTGAGATctggtaagcatgtagaggtgTTTCTACCGAAGCTGCGGTTCATTGACTGTGGGAAGGCTTCGGCGGGATTTTTGAGGGACGTGGAAGCAACTATGGGAGGTGTTGGTGAGGTTAGTTGTGaggattgttggaggtatgccctagaggcaatcatagagatgatgatattccatttgtatccatgatttatattgtgttccttgaatatccaatAAAGGCTgcttgaatttatttgcaattatgtgaattgtatgtgaaactctttacttgtatggttattctaaagttgtccctagtcggagttcatgtgaggacacacatgaatattagactagcacatgtattagttgatgactatgtttcacaagtcatggacatggagatgttgaactaataatgtgggcacatgtggagacatgtgctaggactgacccaacacgaggatgatcttgctgcacgtggacgagctgctgaggagctgctggatgtcgatgtgatcgactacgtacgactacgctgatcgacttcgctgcatcaacgcgaatctacatcttctgcatcagtgcgtcgagtggtaatcctctgatccttatacgacagttttcctggtttacgcggtagaaaattttgatgtgcgctagtgtagcctacctcgtatcccaacaaggaTCATGTGAGGCTGAAATTTAAATGTTCTGATGTAGGTGAGAGTTTGTCGGCGGGTCTTCAAGGGCTGAACGAAGGTCTGGGCTTGAGCGGGCGCACAGAGGTTCTAGCGACGTGCGCCGAAGGTAGGGTTTATAATCCACACAACCTATCTTTGGACTGGGGGGATGAGGGTGAAGATTGCGAGCGCTATGCAGATATTGGTGGTTCAAAAAAGGGGGAGAAGGCGGGCACGGCAACTTCGAGGGAGGTCGGAGGCAAAGGAGAGGCTGCTGTGGTGACATCTAAGGGCGAGGCTAGTGAAGTTGTTCCAGTCGCCGTTGAGGCGCGAAAATATGAGGGTGAGAGCTGCTTGTAGGTGGTTTTGCTGTTCCtagctttgttgttgttgtattaCACTTACAACTATATTCTTTGACGCACAGATTTTTAGCAAGCTGTGAAGTCAATGAGCTCGGAAGAGCTCTTTAACTTGGAGGCCAACCTCGTAAAGAAGGTATGATTACTGGGTAATTTGGTGATGTGTGTGGTGCGTGTTGTCCTTTACCTTGTTATGTCTTTGGTGACTTGGCTTATTGTTCTTTATTTAAAACTTGCAGGTATCTTATTCTTCAATGATTACGAGGGATCAGCTTGCTAAAAGCAAGAAGGCAGCCTCGGAACTTTTGAAGAAGGTGGCTTCACTTGAGGCGACTATTGCTGCTATGTCCTTGGAGATGAAGAAGGTCAAGGTTGAGAATGCGGAGTTGAAAGAGGACTCTCGCAGACTCGGCAAGAACTACGAGGCCAGGGGCGACAAGATTGATTGTCTGGTGGTGGATATAGCGGAGCTGGAGGGCCAGATGAAGGAGAAGGACCGAGTTATTGAAGGGTTACGCGAGGGTGcccagcgcgacagcgaggTTATCGTGGGATTGAAATCCAAGGTTAGCCAGATGGAGCTTAAGTTAGAAACGAAGGCAAAGCTGTTGAGCCAAATAGAGACTACACTAAGAGAGAGGTTCAAAAAAGTTCATGAAGCTTACAAGGCCTCCCTTGGTGTGTTTGGCGCTGAACCCGATGATTGCCCATTGAATGAGGGATGCGAGCGTATGTTTGATTGGCTTTTGGACGAGGTCAAGAGTCTTTCCGAGGTCCTTGAGGGCTTGAACGATTACTCCGCAGTGTTCTGTCTAGAAAGCGCCCTTTAATTGCTGGAGCAACAAGGATGCGAACATGTTAAGAATATTTCTGAAGACAACTACGTTGTGCCAGCTGCCTCGGAGATTGGCTGCGCTACGAAGTCTAATGATGTGGAGAATGCGAAGAAGAACTTGTTTGAGCGTATGTGGTCAACCTCCGGGCAAGACTATGTGAAAAGGCTGGCGAGTGAGTGGTTAGCGTAGCTGCGCTTGCAGCTTGGTGCTGGTAATGATGAGAAGGATGCTGCGGAGTAGGCTTTGACTCATTGGCTTTGGTGTATAAAGTTGACGAAGTCAAATACTTTTATTTGTGTGTGAAATTATGCCCTGTAAAGTACTTATGTGCCAGTTTTTTTTATGTATTCGACTTTTGCAACTGTTGTGTTTTTTATCCCGTTCGAACATGCTGATTTCTGGCGAAGTGGATCCATTGCGAGGTTAGATAAGTCAAAGCCGAGTTGCCGTGTCAGGCAACCCGCTGACTTAGAAAGTGCGAGAGCCGGTTGATACAACGACCTAAAGTCGCTTCAACCATAGCCGTATTTGTTGTTGTATTTTACATGGGTTGACCTCGTGTGAGGCTGGTCTGGTGTATTGCTTCTGGAAATGGATGTGCTGAACTTGGTCGATGGTCGTGAAGAAATTAACTTTGATTATGTTCAATGCCGTTTTTTGACCGTTTGCCATGCCGAGTGAGATCGTGAATGCTATTCGGGCCTTTACGAGGTTAGGTGACACAAATTTTGTAAACTCTtctcttgcaaagttgcaaaaaaatttcatgttttttcgaaaaacgtcaccccccctTGCGATGTTGCAAGAGAGAGGTTAGATAACTCATACTCGCAGATCCTCCTCTTGCGAAGTCGCAGAAATTTTCCACGTTCTTtcgaaaaacgtcacccccccccccttgCGATGCTGCAAGAGACAGGTCAGGTAACACAGATTCGTGGCTGGAGGTTTCAGTGTCTTTGATCTGCAATGTCATTGTATCTACACGTTAGGATTCCTGTGCGCTCTGGCGCGAGGTTGCGCAACTTGGTGTTGCCTTTTGCATGCTCGAGCGCGAGgtcatgcaacttgttgttgccttttaCACGCGAAATCTCCTCCGCACACTgtcgcgaggtcacgcaacttgttgttgctttttaCTTGCGAAATCTCCTCCGCGCACTggcgcgaggttacgcaacttgttgttgcttttacaCGTGAAATCTCCTCCGCGCActggcgcgaggtcacgcaacttgttgttgcctcTTACACGCGAGATCTCCTCCGCACActggcgcgaggtcacgcaacttgttgttgcttttacaTGTGAAATCTCCTCCGCACActggcgcgaggtcacgcaacttgttgttggcTCTTACACGCGAGATCTCCTCCGTGACGCGAGGTTacacaacttgttgttgcttttacaCGTGAAATCTCCTCCGCACACTggcgcgaggttacgcaacttgttgttgcttttacaCGTGAAATCTCCTTCGCGCACTggcgcgaggttacgcaacttgttgttgcttttacaCGTGAAATCTCCTCCGCGCACTGGcacgaggtcacgcaacttgttgttgcctcTTACACGCGAGATCTCCTCCGCACACTggcgcgaggttacgcaacttgtatTTTTAGGGGaggtttcctttctttctttgtgaAAAAAGGTGTATATGgatctgcctcgttaaaaaccttgcctccattaTGGAGCCCCTAtcaaggaaaagagtgcagtTTAGACTCTATGACCTTACAAATGAGGTAAATTTGGaagtaaagaaaagaaaataaagaaaatccaTTCTGTTACCTTCGGCGTTGCTTATAGTTCCGCAAGCCGAAGGTAGCAGGTACAATTATGGGTAGTATTTTTGTAGGCTATCAATGTTCCAGGTGTGTGGGAGAGTATTTCCTTGCTGGTCTGCGAGGTGGAAAGAGCCGGGTCTGCCACTTTTTGTGACAATGTAGGGGCCTTCCCAAGTCTCTTGTAGCTTGCCTGGGTTTTCCCAATTCTTTTTCCTGTTGATGACGAGGTCGCTAACATTGATCTGTCTTTCTCGAATGTGTTGGTCCctccatcttcgggtttcttccTGGTTTTTGTCCAGGTTCTCAATGGCCTCGTTGATGTCGAGCTCAATCATGTCTTTCTCTCTTCTGGCAATTTCGTCCACATCCCCATGCTTAAGGACTCTTaagcttttgttttttatttcttcaggtgTTACAGCTTTGGCTCCGAATAAGAGCTTGAACGGGGTAAAGCCTGTTGCCCTGGATTCTGTTGTGTTGTGGGACCATATGACTCTTGGGAGGTCGTCGACCCATTTGCCCTTTTTTTGATCTAACAGACATTTTTTGACTGCAGTGAATATGGTACTGTTCACCCTTTCCACAACTCCGTTTGATTGTGGGTGGTATTCGGACGAGAATTTTATCTTCGTGCTGATGCTGGCGTAGAAATATGTGAATGAGATGCAGTCAAACTGTTTGCCATTGTCAACGGTTAGTTCCCTTGGGACTCCAAACCGGCAGACAATGTTTTGCCAGAAAAAATTTTGTACCGAGGCCGATGTGATGACGGCCAGTGGTTTGGCTTCGGTgcatttggtgaagtagtctattGCAACTACTGCGAATCTGCAATTTCCTTGTGCTGTTGGCAGTGGACCAACTAGGTCCATGCCCCATCTCTGGAGAGGCCACGAGGGTGGGATAAGCTGGATAGGGAGTGAGGGTGCATGCGTCTGCCTTGCTATCTTCTGGTAGGCCTCACAGCTTTGTATGAGCAAGTGTGCGTCCATGTGGACTGATGGCCAGTAGAATCCCTGTCGGATTCCTTTTCCTGCTAGAGCCCTTGAGCCAATGTGGGTTCCGCAAAAACCGTCGTGTATTTCTTTGAGCAGCTCGCTGCCTATTTCATAATCGACACAGCGAAGCCATGGTGTTGAAATGCCTATTTTGTAGAGCCGTCCCTCGATAATTGTGTAGCCCCTTGCCCTTTGCTTTAGGCATGTACGTTCGGCCTCGTTCTGGGGTTCAAAGTGACCTCTAAGGAAAGCCATTACGCTCGCGCGCCAGTCGTAACACTAGATGGTGTTGACGGGGGctggatcttcttctttgatcgaaGGTGAGGCTATGACTTCGTGGAATGTGTCAGGTGGGATTGGCTCGCcctctgctgctgcttttgCAAGCTTGTCCGCGTCGTCATTTTGTGCTCTCGGTATATTTTTGACATCAAACCCCCGAAAGTGCTTCTCCATGGCTCGGACTGTCTCAAGGTATTTAACGAGCTCTGGCTCCTTGGCTTCGATGTCTTTCTCGATGTGATCACGGATTACCTTCGAGTCCATTCTGACGATGAATGTTTGTTGCCCTATGGCTTTCATTTTCCTTAAGGCCAGCAGCAATCCCTCGTACTCTGTGGTGTTGTTGGTTGACTTCGCGGTCGGTGGGAAGTCTAGCCTCACTGCATACTTGATTCTGACACTTGTTGGTGATGTGACCACTGCTGCGACGCCTGCCCCTTTGCGGCACCAAGCCCCATCGCAGTGGACGACCCATGGTGTTTCAAGTTGTTTTGGCTCCTGCTTTGGCGAGGTCCAATCGACCACGAAATCAGCCAGTACTTGGGATTTTATAGCTGTGCGCCTTTCAAAGTCGACAACGAACTCTGAGAGCTCAGATGCCCATTTGGCGATATGGCTAGAAGGTTCCCTGTTTGAGAAAAGGTCATGAAGGGGTTGGCTAGTTACAACGACTATTTTGTGCCCCTCGAAGTAGTGTCGCAGTTTCCGCGCTGCCATAACGACTGTGTATGCGATTTTCTCGAGTTCAGAGTAGTGTAGCTTTGAGCCGCTCAGGGCTTCGGATGCGAAGTAAACTGGTATTTGTCTAGTTTTGCCTTCGATTTCATTTTCTTGAATCAACACAGCGCTTACGGCTGTTGCTGAGGCTGAGACGTACAATAGCAATGGTGATTTGGGCTCTAGCGGGCATAGCTTCGTCATAGATTGCAGGTACTCTTTGAGGTCTTGGAATGTTTTGCTTTGCTCATGTCCCCATTCAAGTGTTTTGGAGCTTCGAAGTActttgaagaaggggaggctTCGCTCTGCCGCTCTTGGAATAAACGGTTTAGCGCAGCAACCCTACCTGTGAGTCGTTGGACTTATTTGAGCAAAGTTGGCTCTGACATATTCGCTAACGCCTTGATTTtatctgggttggcctcaatgccttTTGTTGTTACCAGACAGCCTAGGACCTTTCCTCTTTGAACCCCGAATACACACTTTTCTGGGTTTAGCTTTAGGTTGGCTAACCTCAGGTTAGCGAATGTTTCTGTGAGATCCAGAATATGGTCACTTCGTTTGGCACTTTTGACGATGATAGCGTCCACATAAGCCAGGATATTGCGCCAAAGCTGGTTGTCCAGGACTGTTGCCGTCATCTTTGAGAATGTTTGTCTTGCATTTTTTAGCCCCTCTGGCATACGCATGAAGCAGAACGTTCCAAAAGGTGTCACGAAGCTTGTTTTGCCTTCGTCCTCCTTCTTGATTCTGATTTGGTGGTATCCCGAGAAAAGGTCAAGTAGCGAGAGCATTTCACTGTTTGCAGCGTCATCCACTACCTTGTCAATCCTCTCGAGAGGGCAATCGTCTTTTGGGCAggccttgttgaggtctgtgaagtctatacacattctccatttgccatttttcttttttactggcACTGTGTTAGCTAACCAGTTAGGTTATTGGATTGGCCTGATTACATTGGCTTCGAGGAGCCTGTCAACTTCGGCCTTTACAGCTTGGACCTTTTCGTCGGacatttttcttagcttttGCTTCTTTGGCCTAGCTCCTTGCCTGATGTCGAGGCTGTGCTCGATGATTTCCTTGTCCATGCCTTTGAGATCACCTGCGGACCAAGCGAAgatgtctttgttcttgttgaggcACTCAATGAGGTTGCGTTCTTCTTCGGGGTCGAGGTTGGCTCCAATTGTTACGAACCTGTCTGCGATGTACCCGTCTAGGAGTACCCTTTTTGTTTTGCCGTCAGCACtaatctttattttttctttgtctCTCTTGAGCTCGTCGTGGGCCTTTTGCTTTCCTGAGCTTTCGGCTTCGTTTGATGAGGCTAggtggtggacattcttttggcCCGGAGCTACCCCTCTTTCTATATTCCTTGCCATTTGTTGATCGCTGTACACTGTTATGACCCCCTTGAGCgcgggtattttcatgcataggtaTAGTTGCCTAATTGTTGCATCCCTTTTGGTGATGAAGCCACGGCCAAGTATTGCATTATAGGGATAGTGCATTTCCACCACGTCGAAGGTGATGTTCTCTGTTCTCGCATTGTCGTGGTCCCCAAACGAGACCGGGAGAGCAATTTTTCCCAAGGCCTTCACCGGCTTTCCACCGAAGCCGAGGAGTGGGATGTCGGCTAGGTCGAGcgtgttcatgtcaatgttcATTTCTCTAAATGCGTTTGCGAAGAGGATGTCCGCGGAGCTGCCCGTGTCAACTAGGACTTTTCCGACCGTCCAGCCTGCTATCAGCGCTTTGATGACCATCGCATTGTTGTGCGAGGTTGTCTTGAGCTTGAAGTCTTCCCCCGTGAAGCttatgggcatgtgtgcccattctggcttTGTTGGGGGTCCGTCGGGTATGATCATGTTGACTTCTCTGAAATAGTTTCACCTCTGCCTCTTGTTCTCGAACTCCAAAGAGGAGCCTCCAGTGATTGGGATTATTATGCTGAAGGTAGGTAAGgagtttttgttgttgttttgtgtgCTGGGCTCTGGTTTGGGCATTATGGCTGACATGCTTGGGGGAGGAGGTAGTGTTTCTTGAGGCTTCTGAGGTGGATTTAGGTTGGCATGTTGCGGGATTGTTTGGTGGTATGGTTGTATGTGGGGTGGAAGAGGCCAGGTCATTGGTTGTTGGTAGTTGGTGAAGCTGGGCTGGTTGGGGTAAAAGCTTGGGTGCGGGTAAAAAGCTGTGTGGTGGATTATTTTGGGTGCTTGTGCGGCTGCCTTCGCGGCTTCATTTGTAGCtttcctctcttcttttttctttttggggcACCACTCTGTATTATTGTAACATCcacagaaatcaccaactaaaatcacctgttaaaaaccgtctttaaaatctttttaccgctgagctcccggaaatcggaaatctccccggcgatttcgccgtcccggtacccatgccgacccctacctttCTATCTGTGCCcataaatctcgccgcgtgccgttgtcagacgtcgcgcgcgtgctccgaccgcgtgccgcaatcgccgccggtccctctctttttctttcactttttccctccccttttctttttctttctctttccttctttcttcttcctccttcttctttcttcttcctccttccttcttctctctctccttctccttcctccttctggTGCCGCACGCCAGGCCCCAACGCCTTAACTCCACCGCACCCCACCTCCACTGGCGCCATCCCGCCCGGCGCCTCccctcgggccgcgcgccgccgaccgGCCCCGGCCGCCTGGGCCGCCCCgtcccggccccgccggccactccgccccgcacgccgccggacCCGGCCCCGTCCcttgccgtgccgccgccgcaacgcCACCTCCCAGCTACCACGCCACCGGCTCGGCCTGCCCGGCCACTACCCCGTGCTCCGGCCCCGCCCGACGCTGCCGCCGCATGCCGGCCGCCCGGACCCCCACCACCGGAGCTCTCCCCGCCACCTATAAAAGGACCCTCGCCGGCTCCTCTCCCCActcaccaacaccaccacccaccGCGCCCCTACCTCcgactgccgccgccaccgccgccgcaagccgccgccgccaatccCCTCCGCCcgaaggccgccgccacccgaccGCCACCGGCCGCTCCTCTCCATCCttccccaaggtgaggggcaaagTGGAGCCCCCCTCCTTTTTCTCCACCGCCCcggccctcggccgccgccggcgcagcccggccggccggccgccgccggcgcagcccggccggccggccgccgccgcaccccccaTTCCTcacttcctctctctcttcctggaagaagaaaaggaaaatttcCTAAAATTTCGATCTGACCCTCACTTTCTCCCAAATTACGAACAggtcctcccaccactctcataaagctattcgcggataagcccctccaccccCAAAAGTAATTGCAAacaggtccctggtttattacaaatcagtcctaaacctcctgttaagcccctaatccatgtttaacccgtcatttcatgcgccaaacttcctccaattaaccccaaattttaccacgtcatcctccagaatacctccgccgatctatatccaaatttcccaaaataaatctttctacctattttccgttcgcgtttcctgttcggagctcacggttaaaaaccgtttcctcttttatttattggtgtgtctgtttgtgtgtgccgtagatcgcggattgcccgaggaggagcccgaggaggagtttgaccgtgagcccgagcccgaggaccagtaccgcgagccggaactcccagaaggctttgaagacggcaagtccaatctcaccctttgatgcatacttaatacctagtttttcaaacacaacctattggcctgttttacaaaatgcatattatttcatcgcaagacatggttggatagccaccccttgattgttacgaACATTCCTTGCTAccctatgtttatctctaatacgacttgctctgtttagatgataaccactgctagaacgcttaggaatttgttactcaactgcaatcattattaccatggtgttttcggaaaatgaacgtgtgtgtgtgcaagtgagaaaaatggcttttcgggttcaagggaaaaggatgtgtagacaggatggatgggtattccttgtgtgggatgccatgttgttatgctcgtaccttggtggttgagcaatgtcgggagatatccatcttgtcatatttaaggaccgagttgatgtgtcatcttgcctaattccaccatcgtgcaaccactcgaccgttgtatgggcaacggcttagcataaatcccactagctgaactgttagtcctcaggggtgctggtgagcaacgggaacccatgggaaaggagtaagatcttggtgacttaggtcccggttacggtctcatggacgagccgtgaaccccttgggtgtttccacgagggctagccagtcttagctaaggtgggtaatggctttgttaggatccgtaccgtcactaaggtgatcgtgatgcggtaccctacttgtgagaaaagtgtacaccctctgcagagttaaaacctatccaggtagccgtgtccacggcattggacgagttacggcttggtcacataactagcaattgggcaagaatgtcatgtgtgtgtgcgtgtgtgttggattttggaggagtccggcagttgtgc harbors:
- the LOC140222260 gene encoding uncharacterized protein; translation: MPISFTGEDFKLKTTSHNNAMVIKALIAGWTVGKVLVDTGSSADILFANAFREMNIDMNTLDLADIPLLGFGGKPVKALGKIALPVSFGDHDNARTENITFDVVEMHYPYNAILGRGFITKRDATIRQLYLCMKIPALKGVITVYSDQQMARNIERGVAPGQKNVHHLASSNEAESSGKQKAHDELKRDKEKIKISADGKTKRVLLDGYIADRFVTIGANLDPEEERNLIECLNKNKDIFAWSAGDLKGMDKEIIEHSLDIRQGARPKKQKLRKMSDEKVQAVKAEVDRLLEANVIRPIQ